A region from the Haloarcula limicola genome encodes:
- a CDS encoding DUF6684 family protein produces the protein MSLSDRPNGTWLDFAVNLIPLCILVGLVAVFLPVVPWELNRWLVFWERFLAVFAAVLLLLVVAVGSRVFFGGGDPSAKER, from the coding sequence GTGTCCTTATCCGATCGTCCGAACGGGACCTGGCTCGACTTCGCGGTGAATCTCATCCCGCTGTGTATTCTCGTCGGACTCGTAGCGGTGTTCTTACCGGTCGTCCCCTGGGAGTTGAACCGCTGGCTCGTGTTCTGGGAGCGGTTCCTGGCGGTGTTCGCCGCCGTCCTGTTGCTGCTGGTGGTCGCCGTGGGAAGTCGGGTGTTCTTCGGTGGCGGCGACCCGTCCGCGAAAGAGCGTTGA
- a CDS encoding FAD-dependent oxidoreductase produces the protein MDERSLSVVAVRSVGPDSVAIDIETPDEFDAQPGQFVKLTLTVDGEDESRFYTISSPDVADEFEITVGIDPDGDVAPHLADLEAGDEVRVSGPFGSDYYEGESRAVLLAGGPGIGPAIGIAERALQEGNEAALVYRDDDPIHEERLDALEADGVFVTVLDEDADLTDAVAEATDGGGQVFVYGFADFLDDAMAALEAAGVDSDEAKVENFG, from the coding sequence ATGGACGAACGTTCACTTTCCGTCGTCGCCGTCCGATCGGTGGGACCGGACTCCGTCGCCATCGACATCGAGACGCCCGACGAGTTCGACGCCCAACCGGGTCAGTTCGTCAAGCTCACCCTCACTGTCGACGGCGAGGACGAGTCGCGCTTCTACACGATCTCCTCGCCGGACGTGGCCGACGAGTTCGAGATCACCGTCGGCATCGACCCCGACGGCGACGTCGCGCCCCACCTCGCGGACCTCGAAGCCGGCGACGAGGTCCGCGTCTCCGGCCCGTTCGGGTCCGACTACTACGAGGGCGAATCGCGAGCGGTCCTTCTGGCCGGCGGCCCGGGAATCGGCCCCGCGATCGGCATCGCCGAGCGCGCGCTTCAGGAGGGTAACGAGGCCGCCCTCGTCTATCGCGATGACGACCCCATCCACGAGGAGCGACTGGACGCCCTCGAAGCGGACGGCGTGTTCGTCACCGTACTCGACGAGGACGCCGACCTGACCGACGCCGTCGCCGAGGCGACCGACGGCGGCGGGCAGGTGTTCGTCTACGGCTTCGCGGACTTCTTAGACGACGCGATGGCCGCGCTGGAGGCCGCCGGCGTCGACAGCGACGAGGCGAAGGTCGAGAACTTCGGCTGA
- a CDS encoding 2-oxoacid:ferredoxin oxidoreductase subunit beta: MSSDIRFTDFKSDKQPTWCPGCGDFGTMNGMMKALAETGNSPDDTFVVAGIGCSGKIGTYMHSYALHGVHGRALPVGIGVKMANPDLEVMVAGGDGDGYSIGAGHFIHAVRRNVDMTYVVMDNRIYGLTKGQASPTSREDFETSTSPDGPNQPPVNPKALALSAGATFIAQSFSSNSQRHAEIVQKAIEHDGFGFVNVYSPCVTFNDVDTYDYFRDTIVDLDETDHDSTDRDQAKDKIMESDKEYMGVLYQDESSVGFEEREGVEGSMAEIPDGAPDGATDLVREFY; this comes from the coding sequence ATGAGCTCAGACATCAGATTCACGGACTTCAAGTCCGACAAGCAACCGACGTGGTGTCCTGGCTGCGGTGACTTCGGGACGATGAACGGCATGATGAAAGCGCTGGCCGAGACGGGCAACTCCCCCGACGACACGTTCGTCGTGGCGGGGATCGGCTGTTCCGGGAAGATCGGGACGTACATGCACAGCTACGCGCTGCACGGCGTCCACGGCCGCGCCCTGCCGGTCGGTATCGGCGTGAAGATGGCCAACCCGGACCTCGAAGTGATGGTCGCGGGCGGCGACGGCGACGGCTACTCCATCGGTGCGGGCCACTTCATCCACGCAGTGCGCCGGAACGTCGACATGACCTACGTCGTCATGGACAACCGCATCTACGGCCTGACGAAGGGGCAGGCCTCGCCGACCTCGCGCGAGGACTTCGAGACGTCGACTTCGCCGGACGGCCCGAACCAGCCGCCGGTCAACCCGAAGGCGCTGGCGCTGTCGGCCGGCGCGACGTTCATCGCGCAGTCCTTCTCCTCGAACTCCCAGCGCCACGCCGAGATCGTCCAGAAGGCCATCGAGCACGACGGCTTCGGCTTCGTCAACGTCTACTCGCCGTGCGTGACGTTCAACGACGTGGACACGTACGACTACTTCCGCGACACCATCGTGGACTTAGACGAGACGGACCACGACTCGACGGACCGCGACCAGGCCAAGGACAAGATCATGGAGAGCGACAAGGAGTACATGGGCGTCCTCTACCAGGACGAGAGCTCGGTGGGCTTCGAGGAGCGCGAGGGCGTCGAGGGGTCGATGGCCGAGATCCCCGACGGCGCGCCCGACGGCGCGACGGACCTCGTCCGCGAGTTCTACTGA
- a CDS encoding 2-oxoacid:acceptor oxidoreductase subunit alpha: protein MPEDLNWAIGGEAGDGIDSTGKIFAQALSRAGRHVFTSKDFASRIRGGYTAYKVRTSVDRVESVVDRLDILIALTERTIHENEDELHDDSVVIYDGERSTMQDVEVPGDAIALEVPLKRLAEDAGGAIMLNVVALGAACEVTNFPIENLDESLQKRFGDKGEAIVENNKEAARMGQEYVQEEYDHDFGYDVETTDEDYVLLNGDEAIGMGAIAAGCRFYAGYPITPATDVMEYLTGRIDQFGGKVVQAEDELSAINMALGAARAGARSMTATSGPGIDLMTETFGLVATSETPLVICDVMRSGPSTGMPTKQEQGDLNMTLYGGHGEIPRFVVAPTTISECFWKTVEAFNLAEKYQTPVFLVSDLALAVTEQTFSPDTFDMDEVEVDRGNVVDEEDIDAYLDEQGRFQAHFPAADGVSPRAFPGTADGAHMTTGLEHDELGRRTEDTEVRIEQVDKRQRKVDTAREQEEFDYREYGDPDADTLIISWGSNEGAMREGLSFLEEEGYDIRFISVPYIFPRPDLTEEVEAAEEVIVVECNATGQFADVIEHDVLERVERVNKYNGVRFKADELATEIKEALGDDASTQEVEAE from the coding sequence ATGCCAGAGGACCTCAATTGGGCCATCGGTGGGGAAGCCGGCGATGGCATCGACTCTACCGGGAAGATCTTCGCGCAGGCGCTCTCCCGGGCGGGTCGACACGTTTTCACCTCCAAGGACTTCGCCTCCAGAATCCGGGGCGGCTACACCGCCTACAAGGTTCGAACGTCGGTCGACCGCGTCGAGAGCGTCGTCGACCGACTGGACATCCTCATCGCGCTGACCGAGCGCACCATTCACGAGAACGAGGACGAACTCCACGACGACTCCGTCGTCATCTACGACGGCGAGCGCTCGACGATGCAGGACGTCGAGGTGCCCGGCGACGCCATCGCGCTGGAAGTGCCCCTGAAGCGGCTCGCCGAGGACGCCGGCGGGGCGATCATGCTCAACGTCGTCGCGCTCGGCGCGGCGTGCGAGGTGACGAACTTCCCGATCGAGAACTTAGACGAGAGCCTCCAGAAGCGCTTCGGCGACAAGGGCGAGGCCATCGTCGAGAACAACAAGGAAGCCGCCCGGATGGGCCAGGAGTACGTCCAGGAGGAGTACGACCACGACTTCGGCTACGACGTCGAGACGACCGACGAGGACTACGTCCTACTCAACGGCGACGAGGCCATCGGCATGGGCGCGATCGCCGCCGGCTGCCGGTTCTACGCCGGGTATCCCATCACACCAGCCACGGACGTGATGGAGTATCTGACGGGGCGAATCGACCAATTCGGGGGCAAGGTCGTCCAAGCGGAGGACGAGCTCTCGGCGATCAACATGGCGCTGGGCGCGGCTCGCGCGGGCGCTCGCTCGATGACCGCGACTTCGGGTCCGGGTATCGACCTGATGACCGAGACGTTCGGCCTCGTCGCCACCAGCGAGACGCCGCTGGTCATCTGTGACGTGATGCGCTCGGGTCCCTCGACGGGGATGCCGACCAAGCAGGAACAGGGCGACCTGAACATGACGCTGTACGGCGGCCACGGCGAGATCCCGCGCTTCGTCGTCGCGCCGACCACGATCTCGGAGTGCTTCTGGAAGACCGTCGAGGCGTTCAACTTGGCCGAGAAGTACCAGACGCCGGTGTTCCTGGTCTCGGACCTCGCGCTCGCGGTCACCGAGCAGACGTTCTCGCCCGATACCTTCGACATGGACGAGGTGGAGGTCGACCGCGGCAACGTCGTCGACGAGGAGGACATCGACGCGTACTTGGACGAACAGGGCCGCTTCCAGGCGCACTTCCCGGCCGCCGACGGCGTTTCGCCGCGGGCGTTCCCCGGCACCGCCGACGGCGCGCACATGACGACCGGGCTGGAACACGACGAGCTCGGCCGCCGGACCGAGGACACCGAGGTCCGCATCGAGCAGGTCGACAAGCGCCAGCGGAAGGTCGACACCGCCCGCGAGCAGGAGGAGTTCGACTATCGCGAGTACGGCGACCCCGACGCCGACACGCTGATCATCTCGTGGGGGTCGAACGAGGGGGCGATGCGCGAGGGACTCTCCTTCCTCGAGGAGGAGGGCTACGACATCCGCTTCATCTCGGTCCCGTACATCTTCCCGCGCCCGGACCTGACCGAGGAGGTCGAGGCGGCCGAGGAGGTCATCGTCGTGGAGTGTAACGCCACCGGACAGTTCGCCGACGTCATCGAACACGACGTGCTCGAGCGCGTCGAGCGCGTCAACAAGTACAACGGCGTGCGGTTCAAAGCGGACGAACTGGCGACGGAGATCAAGGAAGCGCTTGGCGACGACGCCAGCACACAGGAGGTCGAAGCAGAATGA